In one Hymenobacter sp. DG25B genomic region, the following are encoded:
- a CDS encoding aldehyde dehydrogenase yields the protein MLKLQNYINGQLVPPAAGRYLDNIEPATGQVYSLLPDSNTQDVAAAVAAAEAALPAWRALPAEERGRLLVRISELIERDLEPLAQAESKDNGKPVTLARTVDIPRAASNFAFFGTAAQHFASETHFQEGVALNYTVRHPLGVVGCISPWNLPLYLFTWKIAPALAVGCCVVAKPSEITPHTAFLLSELCIEAGLPAGVLNIVHGAGPGTGQAIIEHPGIKAISFTGGTKTGEHIARTAAPMFKKLSLELGGKNPNLIFADCDLTEAVNISIRSSFANQGQICLCGSRIFIERSIYEPFKAAFLERVAGLTVGDPMEAGSRQGALVSEAHLQKVLSYIELAHEEGGTLLAGGKRVHLEGRCAGGFFLEPTVFEGLTPDCRVNKEEIFGPVVTLTPFDTEEEAIIWANGTDYGLAATIWTRDLNRAHRVAHALHSGIVWINTWLHRDLRTPFGGMKNSGVGREGGLEALRFFTEPQSITLKLS from the coding sequence ATGCTCAAGCTTCAAAACTACATCAACGGCCAGCTGGTGCCGCCCGCGGCCGGCCGCTACCTCGACAACATTGAGCCCGCCACCGGCCAGGTGTACTCCCTGCTGCCCGACTCCAATACCCAGGATGTAGCCGCGGCTGTAGCGGCCGCGGAGGCCGCGCTGCCCGCCTGGCGCGCCCTGCCCGCCGAGGAGCGGGGCCGTTTGCTGGTGCGTATTTCCGAGCTGATTGAGCGCGACCTGGAGCCGCTGGCCCAGGCCGAAAGCAAAGACAACGGCAAGCCCGTGACTCTGGCCCGCACTGTGGATATTCCGCGGGCAGCCAGCAACTTCGCCTTTTTCGGGACGGCCGCGCAGCATTTCGCTTCGGAAACGCACTTTCAGGAAGGTGTGGCCCTGAACTACACCGTGCGGCACCCGCTGGGCGTGGTGGGCTGCATCTCTCCCTGGAACCTGCCACTGTACCTGTTTACCTGGAAAATAGCCCCGGCGCTGGCCGTAGGGTGCTGCGTAGTGGCCAAGCCCTCAGAAATTACCCCGCACACGGCGTTTCTTTTGAGTGAGCTGTGCATAGAGGCAGGCCTGCCGGCGGGGGTACTGAATATTGTGCACGGGGCCGGGCCGGGCACGGGGCAGGCCATTATTGAGCATCCCGGTATTAAAGCCATCAGCTTCACGGGCGGCACTAAAACCGGCGAGCATATTGCCCGCACGGCGGCTCCCATGTTCAAGAAACTCTCCCTGGAGCTGGGCGGCAAAAACCCCAACCTCATCTTCGCCGACTGCGACCTGACCGAAGCGGTAAACATCAGCATTCGCAGTTCCTTTGCCAACCAGGGCCAGATATGCCTCTGCGGCTCGCGCATTTTCATTGAGCGCAGCATCTACGAGCCTTTTAAAGCCGCCTTTCTGGAGCGCGTAGCGGGTTTAACGGTAGGCGACCCTATGGAGGCCGGCAGCCGGCAGGGCGCGCTGGTTAGCGAAGCGCATCTGCAGAAAGTACTCAGCTACATTGAGCTGGCCCACGAGGAAGGTGGCACACTGCTGGCTGGCGGCAAGCGCGTGCACCTGGAAGGCCGCTGCGCCGGCGGGTTTTTCCTGGAGCCCACCGTGTTTGAAGGCCTCACGCCCGACTGCCGGGTAAACAAAGAGGAAATCTTCGGGCCCGTGGTCACCCTCACCCCCTTCGATACCGAAGAAGAAGCCATAATCTGGGCCAATGGCACCGATTACGGCCTGGCCGCCACCATCTGGACGCGCGACCTGAACCGGGCCCACCGCGTGGCTCATGCCCTGCACAGCGGTATTGTCTGGATTAATACCTGGCTGCACCGGGATTTGCGCACGCCCTTCGGCGGCATGAAAAACTCCGGCGTGGGCCGGGAAGGCGGGCTGGAAGCGCTGCGCTTTTTCACCGAGCCCCAGAGCATTACGCTTAAGCTAAGCTAG
- a CDS encoding glycosyltransferase yields the protein MAVSVDLVLPCYNPPAGWVTNLAQRVARATELIPQVQLHVIVVNDGSARGVSAADVDLLARLLPGSRYLTYPQNRGKGYALRYGVQQAQHQLCLFTDIDFPYEETSVAAVLEALLAGADVAVGARNTQYYEQVPRGRIIISKLLRHSTRYLLGLAVSDTQCGLKGFNQRGREVFLATTIDRYLFDLEFIFLASRPAARLRVQPVPVQLKPGIVFSRMSPQVLLTEGGSFLKLLLSRLT from the coding sequence ATGGCTGTTTCCGTTGACTTAGTTCTGCCGTGTTATAACCCACCCGCTGGTTGGGTAACCAATCTGGCCCAGCGCGTGGCACGGGCAACGGAGTTAATTCCTCAGGTGCAGCTGCACGTCATTGTTGTGAATGATGGCTCGGCGCGGGGCGTCTCGGCGGCCGATGTAGACCTGCTGGCAAGATTGCTACCCGGCTCCCGCTACCTTACTTACCCACAGAACCGGGGCAAAGGCTACGCTTTGCGCTACGGCGTGCAGCAGGCGCAGCACCAACTCTGTCTGTTCACGGACATCGACTTTCCCTATGAGGAAACCAGCGTGGCCGCCGTACTAGAGGCGCTGCTGGCCGGGGCCGATGTGGCCGTAGGCGCCCGCAATACCCAGTATTATGAGCAGGTACCCCGCGGGCGCATTATCATTTCCAAGCTGCTACGCCACAGTACCCGCTATCTGCTGGGCCTGGCGGTATCTGATACCCAATGCGGCCTGAAAGGATTTAACCAGCGCGGGCGCGAAGTATTTCTGGCTACCACCATCGACCGGTATCTGTTCGATCTGGAATTTATTTTTCTCGCCTCCCGCCCGGCCGCCCGGCTGCGGGTGCAGCCCGTTCCGGTTCAGCTGAAGCCCGGCATTGTGTTTTCGCGCATGAGCCCGCAAGTACTGCTCACGGAGGGGGGCAGCTTTCTGAAACTTCTCCTGAGTCGACTTACGTGA
- a CDS encoding glycosyltransferase family 2 protein → MDLSIIIPIYNEEMNLPALYARLSAMLDAQPLQAEVILVNDGSADRSLTIIRELAARDPRVHFITFSRNFGHQIAITAGLDLSRGAAVVVMDGDLQDPPELIPDLYAKLREGYEVVYAKRRSRQGESAIKLFTAKVFYRLLARITSVNIPLDTGDFRIVSRKVVEALKRMPEQNKFIRGQISWIGYRQTFLEFDRAERGGGTPGYTYGKLIRLALDGITSFSDLPLRVASISGFVVSGIAFLVMLYAIYARFFLKNYGAGWPSTIVSVLFLGGVQLMCIGVIGEYIARLGANTRQRPLYIIDETDMPAPAPYNPHNPHPSA, encoded by the coding sequence GTGGATTTATCCATTATCATCCCCATCTACAACGAGGAAATGAACCTGCCGGCGCTGTACGCCCGTCTGAGCGCCATGCTCGACGCGCAGCCGCTGCAAGCCGAGGTGATTCTGGTGAATGATGGCTCCGCCGACCGCTCCCTGACCATTATCCGGGAATTGGCCGCCCGCGACCCGCGCGTGCATTTCATCACTTTCAGCCGCAACTTCGGCCACCAGATTGCCATTACGGCCGGGCTGGACCTCTCCCGCGGAGCCGCGGTAGTGGTAATGGATGGCGACCTGCAGGACCCACCCGAACTGATACCGGATTTATACGCCAAGCTGCGCGAGGGCTACGAAGTGGTGTACGCCAAGCGCCGCTCCCGCCAGGGCGAAAGTGCCATTAAGCTCTTCACGGCCAAAGTATTCTACCGCTTGCTGGCCCGCATTACCTCCGTCAATATCCCCCTGGACACCGGCGACTTCCGCATTGTGTCCCGCAAGGTAGTGGAGGCGCTGAAGCGCATGCCGGAGCAGAACAAGTTCATTCGCGGCCAGATTTCCTGGATTGGCTACCGCCAGACGTTTCTGGAGTTCGACCGGGCCGAGCGCGGCGGCGGCACGCCGGGCTATACCTACGGCAAGCTCATCCGCCTGGCCCTGGACGGCATTACCTCCTTCTCCGATTTGCCTTTGCGCGTGGCTTCCATCAGCGGCTTTGTAGTTTCGGGCATAGCCTTTTTGGTGATGCTGTATGCCATTTACGCCCGCTTCTTCCTGAAGAACTACGGCGCCGGCTGGCCCTCCACTATTGTGAGCGTGCTGTTTTTGGGCGGTGTGCAGCTGATGTGTATTGGCGTGATTGGGGAATATATTGCCCGGCTGGGAGCCAATACCCGCCAGCGGCCCCTGTACATCATTGACGAAACCGATATGCCCGCGCCGGCACCCTATAATCCGCACAATCCGCATCCATCTGCTTAA
- a CDS encoding class I SAM-dependent methyltransferase — protein sequence MNIEYELKYHQIEENYWWFQARRDMVFRLIQDLKLPRTAAVLEIGCSGGPLLQRLESVGYTNLTGIDVSEAGVAVARQRGIPNVSCMDGARLDFPDAAFDLVVASDVLEHIQDEAQALREWMRVLRPGGQLLVFVPAFQFLWGKHDEVNQHWRRYSAAQLTAALRGAGLQVQRHSYWNVGLFFPTAAVRLLKRVLPAEKGPAKDDFFATPPLLNTLLRGYITAENRLLQALNAPVGVSVFALARKPA from the coding sequence ATGAATATTGAGTACGAGCTCAAGTATCATCAGATAGAAGAAAACTACTGGTGGTTTCAGGCCCGGCGCGACATGGTATTTCGCCTGATTCAGGACCTGAAGCTGCCCCGTACCGCCGCGGTGCTGGAAATTGGCTGCTCCGGCGGCCCCCTTTTGCAGCGCCTGGAGAGTGTGGGCTATACCAATCTCACCGGTATTGATGTGAGTGAGGCCGGCGTGGCCGTGGCCCGGCAGCGCGGCATCCCCAACGTATCCTGCATGGACGGCGCCCGGCTAGACTTCCCCGATGCCGCCTTTGATCTGGTAGTAGCCTCCGATGTGCTGGAGCACATTCAGGACGAGGCGCAGGCCCTGCGCGAGTGGATGCGGGTGCTGCGGCCCGGTGGCCAGTTGCTGGTATTTGTGCCGGCCTTCCAGTTTCTGTGGGGCAAGCACGATGAGGTAAATCAGCACTGGCGCCGCTACAGCGCGGCCCAGCTTACGGCCGCCCTGCGCGGGGCCGGCCTGCAGGTGCAGCGCCACTCCTACTGGAATGTGGGGCTGTTTTTCCCCACCGCGGCCGTACGCCTGCTTAAGCGCGTGCTGCCGGCGGAGAAAGGCCCTGCCAAGGACGATTTTTTTGCCACGCCCCCGCTGCTCAACACGCTGCTGCGCGGCTACATCACCGCTGAAAACCGCTTGTTGCAGGCCCTCAATGCCCCAGTGGGCGTGAGTGTGTTTGCGCTGGCCCGCAAGCCGGCTTAG
- a CDS encoding glycosyltransferase family 2 protein, translating to MDLSVIIPIYNEEENIPALYERLRGVLDSMSLGSYEFVFVNDGSADRSLSLIRELAARDPRVRYADFSRNFGHQIAVSAGLDLSAGAAIVIIDADLQDPPELIPALYTKLREGYEVVYAKRRSRQGESAAKKFTAKLFYRLLARITNISIPVDTGDFRVVSRKVVDALRRMPEQNKFIRGQISWIGYRQTYVEYDRAERAGGETGYTYRKMLRLALDGITGFSDVPLKAASISGFVVSGIAFLVMLYTLYERFVTRNYQPGWASLMISILFLGGVQLIAVGIIGEYIARLLANVRQRPLYIISDTNVTDAPTLPRPVGLPTGTAL from the coding sequence GTGGATCTGTCGGTTATCATACCCATTTATAACGAAGAAGAAAATATCCCGGCGCTGTATGAGCGCCTGCGTGGGGTGTTGGATTCGATGAGCCTGGGCAGCTACGAGTTTGTATTTGTAAACGACGGCTCGGCCGACCGCTCCCTCAGTCTTATCCGGGAGTTGGCCGCCCGCGACCCGCGCGTGCGCTACGCCGACTTCAGCCGCAACTTCGGCCATCAGATTGCCGTGTCCGCGGGGCTGGATCTTTCCGCCGGGGCCGCCATAGTTATCATTGATGCCGATTTGCAGGACCCGCCGGAGTTGATTCCGGCGCTATACACCAAGCTGCGCGAGGGCTACGAAGTAGTATATGCCAAGCGCCGCTCCCGCCAGGGGGAAAGTGCCGCCAAGAAATTTACCGCCAAGCTGTTTTACCGCCTGCTGGCCCGCATCACCAATATTTCTATCCCGGTAGATACCGGCGACTTCCGCGTTGTGTCCCGCAAGGTGGTAGATGCTCTGCGGCGCATGCCGGAGCAGAACAAGTTTATCCGCGGGCAGATTTCCTGGATTGGCTACCGCCAGACCTATGTGGAGTATGACCGGGCCGAGCGGGCCGGTGGCGAAACGGGCTACACCTACCGCAAGATGTTGCGCCTGGCGCTGGATGGCATCACCGGCTTTTCCGATGTACCGCTGAAAGCCGCCAGTATCAGCGGCTTTGTCGTTTCGGGTATAGCATTTCTGGTGATGCTTTATACTTTATACGAGCGGTTTGTAACGCGCAACTACCAGCCGGGCTGGGCCTCGCTCATGATCAGCATTCTGTTTCTGGGCGGCGTGCAGCTCATTGCCGTGGGCATTATTGGCGAGTACATTGCCCGGCTGCTGGCCAACGTGCGCCAACGGCCGCTCTATATCATTTCCGACACCAACGTAACCGACGCGCCCACTTTGCCGCGCCCGGTGGGGTTACCAACCGGCACTGCTTTATGA
- a CDS encoding glycosyltransferase family 2 protein, whose translation MVKFDTLSIVIPVYNEARTIHQILDLLHETVLVNGIRKEIILVNDCSTDGSAAAITSYMEQNPKMGLRLLHHSVNQGKGAALHTGIREATGDYVIIQDADLEYDPEEYNVLFKPILKGFADVVFGSRFMGGKPHRILFFWHSIGNKFLTFLSNMFTDLNLTDMETCYKLFRRDIIQSLVLEEKRFGFEPEVTAKVARVPGVRIYEVGISYYGRTYAEGKKIGWRDGVRAIYCIVKYGLFG comes from the coding sequence TTGGTCAAGTTTGATACGCTCTCTATCGTTATTCCGGTTTATAACGAAGCCCGCACCATTCATCAGATTCTGGATTTGCTGCACGAAACCGTGCTGGTAAATGGCATCCGCAAGGAGATTATTCTGGTGAATGACTGCTCTACCGATGGCTCGGCGGCCGCCATTACCAGCTACATGGAGCAGAACCCTAAAATGGGGCTGCGGCTGCTGCACCACAGCGTAAATCAGGGCAAGGGCGCGGCCCTGCACACGGGCATCCGGGAGGCTACCGGCGACTATGTCATTATTCAGGACGCCGACCTGGAATACGACCCGGAGGAGTATAACGTGCTGTTTAAGCCCATTCTGAAAGGCTTTGCCGATGTGGTATTCGGTTCCCGGTTTATGGGCGGCAAGCCCCACCGTATCCTGTTTTTCTGGCACAGCATCGGCAATAAGTTCCTCACCTTCCTGTCCAACATGTTCACGGATCTGAACCTGACCGATATGGAAACCTGCTATAAGCTGTTTCGGCGGGATATTATTCAGAGCCTGGTGCTGGAGGAAAAGCGGTTTGGCTTTGAGCCCGAAGTAACCGCTAAAGTGGCCCGCGTGCCCGGCGTACGCATTTACGAGGTGGGTATCAGCTACTATGGCCGCACCTACGCCGAGGGCAAGAAAATAGGCTGGCGCGATGGTGTGCGGGCTATTTACTGCATAGTGAAGTACGGGCTGTTTGGTTAA
- a CDS encoding SDR family oxidoreductase, translating to MNLSLTPYRALVGGSTQGIGRAAAEELARLGATVTLLARNEASLREAAANLPTDHGQQHDYIVADFSHPDQLAQRLQEYLGSHPAGFQILVNNTGGPAGGPILEASVDAFRAAFEQHLVCNHLLAQAVVPGMKASGYGRIINIISTSVKQPLPGLGVSNTIRAAVANWAKTLANELAAHGITVNNVLPGATITQRHTSLIEKKVQTTGQTTEEIEAGMLRLIPAQRFGQVGEVAAAVAFLASPAAGYINGINVPVDGGRTGSL from the coding sequence GTGAATCTTTCCTTAACTCCCTACCGCGCGCTGGTGGGCGGCAGTACCCAGGGCATTGGCCGGGCCGCCGCCGAAGAGTTGGCCCGCCTGGGCGCCACCGTCACGCTCCTGGCCCGCAACGAAGCCAGTCTGCGGGAAGCCGCCGCCAATTTGCCCACTGACCACGGCCAGCAGCACGATTATATAGTAGCCGATTTCTCCCACCCCGACCAGCTGGCCCAGCGCCTGCAGGAATATTTGGGTAGCCACCCCGCTGGCTTTCAGATTCTGGTGAACAACACGGGTGGCCCGGCCGGCGGCCCCATTCTGGAGGCCAGCGTGGATGCTTTTCGGGCGGCGTTTGAGCAGCATTTAGTGTGCAACCACCTGCTGGCTCAGGCTGTGGTGCCGGGCATGAAAGCCAGCGGCTACGGGCGCATCATCAATATTATCAGCACTTCCGTAAAGCAGCCGCTGCCGGGACTGGGCGTATCCAACACCATTCGGGCGGCGGTGGCCAACTGGGCTAAAACCCTGGCCAACGAGCTGGCGGCGCATGGCATTACCGTGAACAACGTGCTGCCCGGTGCTACCATCACGCAGCGGCACACCTCGCTCATCGAGAAAAAAGTGCAGACTACCGGGCAGACGACGGAGGAAATTGAGGCCGGCATGCTGCGCCTGATTCCGGCCCAGCGCTTTGGCCAGGTCGGGGAAGTAGCCGCCGCCGTAGCGTTTCTGGCCTCGCCGGCGGCCGGCTATATCAACGGCATTAACGTGCCCGTAGATGGCGGCCGCACCGGCAGCCTGTAA
- a CDS encoding 3-hydroxyanthranilate 3,4-dioxygenase, with product MPVARPFNFQQWIDEHRHLLKPPVGNQQVFKDNKDFIVMVVGGPNARKDYHVDEGEELFLQIEGDIVVKIIEDGKPVDIEIKQGSMFLLPPGVPHSPRRPAGTVGLVIERYRSAGELDGFQWYCENCGNKLYEEFAEITDIVAQLPPIMNRFWQDEHKRTCQVCGTVMQPPAPVAS from the coding sequence ATGCCCGTCGCCCGTCCTTTCAACTTCCAGCAGTGGATTGATGAACACCGCCATTTGCTGAAGCCACCCGTGGGCAACCAGCAGGTGTTCAAAGACAACAAAGACTTTATTGTGATGGTGGTGGGCGGCCCCAACGCTCGCAAAGACTACCACGTGGACGAAGGCGAAGAGCTGTTCCTGCAGATAGAGGGCGACATAGTAGTCAAGATTATCGAAGACGGTAAGCCCGTGGATATCGAAATCAAGCAGGGCAGCATGTTTCTGCTGCCGCCCGGCGTGCCCCACTCCCCGCGCCGCCCGGCCGGCACCGTGGGCCTGGTAATAGAGCGCTACCGCTCTGCAGGCGAGCTGGATGGCTTTCAATGGTACTGTGAAAACTGCGGCAACAAGCTCTACGAGGAATTCGCTGAAATCACGGATATCGTGGCCCAGCTGCCGCCCATTATGAACCGCTTCTGGCAGGATGAGCACAAGCGGACCTGTCAGGTGTGCGGCACCGTAATGCAGCCACCCGCGCCGGTTGCTTCCTGA
- a CDS encoding amidohydrolase family protein — protein sequence MLKVDIHTHILPETWPDLRERYGYGGFIRLEHHKPCCARMMQDDKFFREIQDNCWDPQVRMREYDQFGVDVQVLSTVPVMFSYWAKPHDALDLSRLLNDHIAGVVARYPTRFVGLGTIPMQAPDLAIKELERCVKELGMAGVQIGSHVNDWNLDAPQLFEVFAAAEELGACVFVHPWDMMGQQKMPKYWLPWLVGMPAESTLALCSLVFGGVLERLPKLRVAVAHGGGTFASTIGRIEHGFHVRPDLCAIDNNVNPREYLGRFWVDSLVHDPLMLDYLVKTLGADKITLGTDYPFPLGELQPGQLIESMPFPDEIKARMLGQNALDWLGPQHPQIARLMTSNATTGLR from the coding sequence GTGCTTAAAGTCGATATTCACACTCACATCCTGCCCGAAACCTGGCCCGACCTGCGCGAGCGGTACGGCTACGGCGGCTTCATCCGGCTGGAGCACCACAAGCCGTGCTGCGCCCGCATGATGCAGGATGATAAGTTCTTCCGCGAAATCCAGGATAATTGCTGGGACCCGCAGGTGCGCATGCGGGAGTACGACCAGTTTGGCGTTGATGTGCAAGTGCTCAGCACCGTACCCGTGATGTTCAGCTATTGGGCTAAGCCCCACGATGCGCTGGACCTGAGCCGCCTGCTCAACGACCATATTGCCGGCGTGGTGGCCCGCTACCCCACGCGTTTCGTGGGCTTGGGTACCATCCCTATGCAGGCTCCCGATCTGGCTATCAAGGAGCTGGAGCGCTGCGTGAAAGAGCTGGGCATGGCCGGCGTACAGATTGGCTCCCACGTGAACGACTGGAATCTGGACGCCCCGCAGCTGTTTGAGGTATTTGCGGCCGCCGAGGAGCTGGGTGCCTGCGTATTCGTGCATCCCTGGGACATGATGGGCCAGCAGAAAATGCCCAAATACTGGCTACCCTGGCTGGTGGGTATGCCCGCCGAAAGCACCCTGGCGCTCTGCTCCCTGGTTTTTGGTGGCGTGCTGGAGCGCCTGCCTAAGCTGCGCGTAGCCGTAGCCCACGGCGGCGGCACGTTTGCCTCTACCATTGGCCGCATTGAGCACGGCTTCCACGTGCGCCCCGACCTGTGCGCCATCGACAACAACGTAAACCCCCGCGAGTACCTGGGCCGGTTCTGGGTAGATTCCCTGGTGCACGACCCGCTGATGCTGGACTACCTGGTGAAAACACTGGGCGCCGATAAAATCACCCTCGGTACCGATTATCCTTTTCCCCTAGGCGAGCTGCAACCGGGGCAATTGATTGAATCCATGCCTTTCCCTGATGAAATAAAAGCCCGCATGCTGGGTCAGAATGCCCTGGACTGGCTGGGTCCCCAACATCCGCAGATAGCCCGCCTTATGACCTCCAACGCAACCACCGGACTCCGGTAA
- the kynU gene encoding kynureninase, with protein MTFEPTPEFAAHLDAQDPLHLFRTQFHIPPGPEGGEAVYLCGNSLGLLPRAARAAVEEEFASWEERAVEGHFLGAMPWMHYHENLTAATARLVGAQPVEVVVMNSLTVNLHLLLISFYRPTTSRYKVLMEGGAFPSDQYALESQVKLHGYQPEEAIVELVPRPGEHTLRTEDIEAKIQELGDSLATVILGGVNYYTGQAFDMAAITRAGHAVGAMVGFDLAHAAGNLLLHLHDWDVDFACWCSYKYLNSGPGGTSGVFVHERFANRPDLPRLAGWWGHDPADRFQMKKGFRPMPGAAGWQLSNAQIFPMAIHRVALNLVEEAGGMPALRQKSEQLTAYLEFLIRRLELAKDVLEIITPPDPAQRGCQLSLLVHRNGRELFEHLASVGIMADWREPNVIRMAPVPLYNTFADVQRAGAALADWSRWAE; from the coding sequence ATGACCTTCGAGCCTACTCCCGAATTCGCTGCCCACCTAGACGCGCAGGATCCGCTGCATTTGTTCCGTACTCAGTTCCACATTCCCCCTGGTCCTGAAGGGGGAGAAGCGGTGTACCTGTGCGGCAACTCCCTGGGGCTTTTGCCCCGCGCTGCCCGCGCCGCCGTGGAGGAGGAGTTTGCCTCCTGGGAAGAGCGCGCCGTGGAAGGCCATTTCCTGGGCGCTATGCCTTGGATGCACTACCACGAAAACCTGACGGCGGCCACCGCCCGGCTGGTAGGCGCCCAGCCCGTGGAAGTGGTAGTGATGAACAGCCTCACCGTGAACCTGCATCTGCTGCTGATTTCCTTCTACCGGCCCACCACCTCGCGCTACAAAGTACTGATGGAAGGCGGCGCTTTCCCTTCGGATCAGTACGCCTTGGAGTCGCAGGTGAAGCTGCACGGCTACCAGCCCGAGGAGGCCATTGTGGAGCTGGTGCCGCGCCCCGGCGAGCACACGCTGCGCACCGAGGACATTGAAGCCAAAATTCAGGAGCTGGGCGATTCGCTGGCTACCGTGATTCTGGGTGGCGTGAACTACTACACCGGGCAGGCCTTTGATATGGCTGCAATCACGCGGGCCGGCCACGCCGTAGGGGCCATGGTCGGCTTCGACCTGGCCCACGCCGCCGGCAACCTGCTGCTGCACCTGCACGACTGGGACGTAGACTTTGCCTGCTGGTGCTCCTACAAATACCTTAACTCCGGCCCCGGCGGCACCAGTGGCGTGTTCGTGCACGAGCGGTTTGCCAACCGCCCCGATCTGCCACGCCTGGCCGGCTGGTGGGGCCACGACCCCGCCGACCGTTTTCAGATGAAAAAAGGCTTCCGGCCCATGCCCGGCGCGGCCGGCTGGCAGCTCTCCAACGCCCAGATTTTCCCCATGGCCATCCACCGCGTGGCCCTCAACCTGGTGGAGGAAGCAGGCGGCATGCCGGCGCTGCGGCAAAAGAGCGAGCAGCTCACGGCTTACCTCGAGTTTCTGATTCGGCGCCTGGAACTGGCCAAGGATGTCCTCGAAATTATTACCCCGCCCGACCCCGCCCAGCGCGGCTGCCAGCTTTCTCTGCTGGTGCACCGCAACGGCCGCGAGCTGTTTGAGCACCTGGCCAGCGTGGGCATAATGGCCGACTGGCGCGAGCCTAACGTTATTCGGATGGCGCCCGTGCCGCTGTACAATACCTTCGCCGATGTCCAGCGCGCCGGTGCGGCCCTGGCCGATTGGTCGCGCTGGGCGGAATAA
- a CDS encoding alpha-ketoglutarate-dependent dioxygenase AlkB family protein, with amino-acid sequence MPLSSLSLPAADVWLDPQFLPPAEAARLQQELTNTLQWRQEPIRLFGKQVLQPRLTAWYGDATARYSYSGLDLTPQPWTPALLALRTLVEQATGATFNSVLLNLYRTGQDSMGWHADDEPELGPEPVIASISLGATRRFRLRPRHSQQLPHAPLGLDLPSGSLLVMRGTTQQHWQHAVPKTARPVGPRLNLTFRTIHAQPGR; translated from the coding sequence GTGCCGCTTTCCTCCCTCTCTCTGCCCGCCGCTGACGTCTGGCTTGATCCGCAGTTCCTGCCGCCTGCAGAAGCGGCCCGGCTGCAACAGGAGTTAACGAATACGCTGCAATGGCGGCAGGAGCCCATCCGGCTGTTTGGAAAGCAGGTGCTGCAGCCTCGCCTCACGGCTTGGTACGGCGACGCCACTGCCCGGTACAGCTACTCCGGGCTGGACCTCACACCCCAACCCTGGACGCCCGCCCTGCTGGCCCTGCGCACGCTGGTAGAGCAGGCCACGGGCGCCACTTTCAACAGCGTGCTGCTCAACCTTTACCGCACCGGGCAGGATAGCATGGGCTGGCACGCCGACGATGAACCCGAGCTGGGCCCGGAGCCGGTTATTGCCTCCATCAGCCTGGGGGCCACGCGGCGCTTTCGGCTGCGCCCGCGCCACTCGCAGCAGCTACCTCATGCCCCGCTTGGTCTGGATCTGCCCTCCGGCAGTTTGCTGGTGATGCGCGGTACCACGCAGCAGCACTGGCAACATGCCGTGCCCAAAACCGCCCGCCCGGTGGGGCCACGCCTTAACCTTACCTTTCGCACTATTCACGCACAGCCTGGTCGCTGA